One window of Saprospiraceae bacterium genomic DNA carries:
- a CDS encoding DUF3494 domain-containing protein, whose translation MKIKFLPLLIAIFFLLPNTNFSQVPNLGVTSSFTLFTAAGAFNNLGTSTVTGDIGTNVGAFTGFPPGILVGQIHVADPISAQAASDVAIAYSYLAGLTCGLVIGTTLGNNQLLTPNIYCLGGASSLNGDLILDGQGNPNAVFIFQINGALSTSTFTNVILINSASICNVFWQINGAFALGDGSVFRGTLLVNGAISLLEGSSLLGRALSQAGAISLHNNVVTLVLNPIAPTITASSSTTICQGDQVTLSGNPGGTWSTGATSPSITTGTAGDYFVTVTTGCGSAVSNHIQVIVNPLPLAITGPNRTICISNSSGTGASIQIGTSPIAGHSYLWTPATGLSSSAIANPIANPSATTLYTLKETILSTGCDLSHSVTITVINPPSCLISGNQGLCQGQTVQLCAPSGLTGYLWSTGATSNCTNITVPGTYFVTVTNSIGCTSVCSKSVSYAPPCLISGGTAICQGTATLLSAPTGSGTTYLWSTGSTASSIKVTAAGTYSVKVKKAGCTNTCSVVVTIYPLPGCSIAGTNGLCEGQSKQLCAPPGAAKYAWSTGGTANCINIVKAGNYAVTVTSSNGCRSVCNKSIQVIKNPTCTISGLREIWAGETTTLCATSGYLAYNWNNGAKICCITVSAPGTYVVTTTNANGCTNTCSATVVVLFQGSSTSRSDNHNSDFNNKPQTNNIDVYVYPNPFNSKATMLFQNLSKDSYVEIQLYNLSGKLISKLFEGEILKGKMNTLELNADELNPGIYFYKITNGDQVINRKILIYK comes from the coding sequence ATGAAAATTAAATTCCTTCCATTACTGATTGCAATCTTCTTTTTGTTACCGAATACAAATTTTAGTCAAGTTCCTAATTTAGGTGTTACATCCAGTTTTACCTTATTTACTGCAGCAGGAGCTTTTAACAATTTAGGTACTTCAACTGTAACCGGAGATATAGGAACAAATGTGGGTGCATTTACTGGTTTCCCTCCGGGCATTTTGGTCGGACAAATTCATGTGGCGGATCCAATTTCCGCACAAGCTGCAAGCGATGTAGCAATTGCTTACAGTTACCTTGCTGGCTTAACATGTGGATTGGTAATTGGAACAACCCTCGGAAACAATCAACTGTTGACTCCAAACATTTATTGTTTGGGAGGTGCATCCAGTTTAAATGGAGATTTAATTTTAGATGGACAAGGGAATCCAAATGCAGTATTTATATTTCAGATCAATGGTGCATTGTCTACCAGTACGTTTACAAATGTAATTTTGATAAATTCTGCATCAATATGCAATGTTTTTTGGCAAATCAATGGTGCGTTTGCATTGGGAGATGGCAGTGTTTTTAGAGGAACATTACTTGTAAATGGCGCAATTAGTTTATTAGAAGGTTCTTCATTACTTGGCAGAGCACTTTCACAAGCAGGAGCCATTTCGTTGCATAATAATGTGGTAACGCTGGTGTTAAATCCCATTGCTCCAACGATAACAGCTTCCAGTTCTACTACAATTTGTCAAGGTGATCAGGTGACCTTATCTGGAAATCCAGGAGGAACTTGGAGCACCGGAGCAACGAGTCCATCCATTACAACTGGCACCGCAGGAGATTATTTTGTAACCGTTACTACAGGATGTGGAAGTGCTGTTTCAAATCACATCCAGGTAATTGTAAATCCTTTGCCATTGGCTATCACCGGACCAAACCGTACAATCTGTATTTCAAATTCCAGTGGAACAGGAGCAAGCATTCAAATTGGAACCAGCCCTATCGCAGGCCATAGTTATTTATGGACACCTGCAACCGGCTTAAGTTCTTCCGCAATCGCTAATCCAATTGCTAACCCATCAGCAACAACACTATACACGCTTAAAGAAACTATACTTTCCACAGGATGTGATTTATCGCATTCGGTCACCATCACAGTGATTAATCCACCCAGTTGCTTGATATCAGGTAATCAAGGGTTGTGTCAGGGACAAACAGTCCAGCTTTGTGCTCCTTCCGGTTTGACTGGTTATTTATGGAGTACAGGTGCGACTTCAAATTGCACCAATATCACCGTTCCAGGTACTTATTTTGTAACCGTAACCAATTCAATTGGCTGCACGAGCGTTTGTAGCAAATCCGTTTCGTATGCTCCACCTTGTTTGATATCAGGGGGTACTGCAATCTGTCAAGGAACTGCTACCCTATTATCAGCCCCAACTGGCAGTGGAACCACTTATTTATGGAGTACAGGTTCAACTGCGAGCAGCATCAAAGTAACTGCTGCTGGAACATATTCAGTAAAAGTAAAAAAAGCTGGCTGTACAAATACCTGCAGTGTCGTTGTAACTATCTATCCGTTACCAGGATGCAGCATTGCCGGAACAAATGGTTTGTGCGAAGGCCAAAGCAAGCAACTGTGCGCTCCGCCTGGGGCTGCAAAATATGCCTGGAGTACAGGAGGCACTGCCAATTGTATAAACATTGTTAAAGCTGGAAACTATGCCGTAACTGTTACTAGTTCGAATGGCTGTAGAAGTGTCTGCAATAAAAGCATTCAAGTAATTAAAAATCCAACTTGCACAATTTCAGGGCTTCGAGAAATCTGGGCTGGGGAAACGACTACTTTATGTGCAACCAGTGGCTATCTTGCTTACAATTGGAATAATGGTGCAAAAATCTGTTGTATAACCGTTTCAGCTCCCGGTACCTATGTTGTTACAACCACCAATGCAAATGGATGCACGAATACCTGTTCAGCTACCGTGGTCGTTTTATTTCAAGGATCTTCTACTTCAAGGTCTGACAATCATAACTCGGATTTTAATAATAAACCGCAAACGAATAACATAGACGTTTATGTTTATCCAAATCCCTTCAATTCAAAAGCCACCATGTTATTTCAAAATCTTTCTAAGGATTCTTATGTTGAAATTCAACTCTATAATTTGTCGGGCAAGTTGATTTCAAAATTATTTGAGGGAGAAATTTTAAAAGGCAAAATGAATACATTGGAACTCAATGCAGACGAACTAAACCCTGGAATCTATTTTTATAAAATCACAAACGGGGACCAGGTAATAAATCGAAAAATTTTAATTTATAAATAG
- a CDS encoding DUF3127 domain-containing protein, whose translation MSFQINGKLVKKMDAESKTASFTTREFVIVTQEQYPQYVKFQLVQDRCGVIDRFNENDEITVHFDLRGREWQGKYFTNLNAWKVDAAQASGNLAGQELVADKDAPDPFANASENFDDLPF comes from the coding sequence ATGAGTTTTCAAATAAATGGCAAACTGGTTAAGAAAATGGACGCTGAAAGTAAGACAGCCAGTTTTACGACCAGAGAGTTTGTAATTGTCACCCAGGAGCAATACCCACAGTATGTAAAATTTCAATTGGTACAGGATCGATGCGGTGTAATCGACCGCTTTAATGAAAATGATGAGATCACAGTCCATTTTGATTTACGAGGACGTGAATGGCAGGGTAAATATTTTACCAACTTAAATGCCTGGAAAGTAGATGCAGCACAGGCTTCTGGAAATTTGGCCGGACAGGAATTGGTTGCAGATAAAGATGCACCGGATCCGTTTGCAAATGCCTCAGAGAATTTTGACGACCTGCCTTTTTAA